A stretch of Desulfurivibrio alkaliphilus AHT 2 DNA encodes these proteins:
- a CDS encoding (Fe-S)-binding protein, giving the protein MSAGVRPEQNCAKCGACSTVCPVYRQTGREYHTGRGKLHLLSRLDPTAASTVYAEILSHCLLCGACSQVCSRRLPVAEMLAEARGELTRRAGQHAMLRALSNGLLSRPRLLQALAPLARRLKELNLPADSGLNLRLGILPDHQPAATSEPPRPPEKTAPATSEPYIFSGCFATYLEPEITRALSNLLTRAGQPPAAPHPARGCCGLAAYSCGQKEEARRMARVNIAAHPGQSPIVVACASCASHLLRYPELLADDPQWAGRAEDFAARVREFSHFLYQQPPQPPPTPASGESEGPADAAAGSPKTLKVLYHDPCHLRFGCQITREPRQLLNRLPGLELLELPDGPQCCGHGGHFHLAHPESAEGILRRLSEAAQTVAPEVITTACTGCLLHWRHAARQGYHQARVIHLAVLLDKL; this is encoded by the coding sequence ATGAGCGCCGGGGTGAGGCCGGAACAGAACTGTGCTAAATGCGGGGCTTGCAGCACGGTCTGCCCGGTTTACCGGCAAACCGGGCGGGAGTATCATACCGGCCGGGGCAAGCTGCACCTGCTGAGCCGGCTGGACCCCACCGCCGCCAGTACCGTCTATGCTGAAATCCTCTCCCATTGCCTGCTGTGCGGGGCATGCAGCCAGGTCTGCAGCCGCCGGCTGCCGGTGGCCGAAATGCTGGCCGAAGCCCGCGGGGAATTGACCCGGCGGGCCGGGCAGCATGCAATGCTGCGAGCCTTAAGCAACGGGCTTTTGAGCCGCCCGCGCCTGCTCCAGGCCCTGGCCCCCCTGGCCCGACGGCTCAAAGAGCTAAACCTGCCGGCCGACAGCGGTCTCAATCTGCGCCTGGGGATTTTGCCGGATCATCAACCGGCGGCGACCAGTGAGCCGCCCCGGCCACCGGAAAAAACCGCCCCGGCCACCTCCGAGCCGTATATCTTCAGCGGCTGCTTCGCCACTTACCTGGAACCGGAAATAACCCGCGCCCTGAGCAACCTGCTGACCCGGGCCGGGCAGCCACCGGCTGCCCCCCATCCAGCGCGGGGTTGCTGCGGCCTGGCGGCCTACAGCTGCGGCCAAAAGGAAGAAGCCCGCCGAATGGCCAGGGTTAACATTGCCGCCCATCCCGGCCAAAGCCCCATCGTGGTTGCCTGCGCCTCCTGCGCCTCCCACCTGCTGCGCTACCCGGAGCTGTTGGCCGACGACCCGCAATGGGCCGGCCGGGCCGAGGATTTCGCCGCCCGGGTACGGGAGTTCTCCCACTTTCTTTATCAGCAGCCTCCCCAGCCGCCACCCACACCGGCAAGCGGTGAGAGCGAAGGCCCGGCCGATGCTGCAGCCGGCAGCCCAAAAACGCTTAAAGTTCTCTACCACGACCCCTGCCACCTGCGCTTCGGGTGCCAAATCACCCGGGAACCCCGCCAGTTGCTGAACAGGCTGCCCGGCCTGGAACTGCTGGAATTGCCGGACGGCCCTCAGTGCTGCGGCCATGGCGGTCACTTCCATCTGGCCCACCCGGAGAGCGCCGAGGGCATTCTCCGGCGCCTGAGCGAGGCGGCCCAAACAGTCGCCCCCGAGGTAATCACCACCGCCTGCACCGGCTGCCTGCTCCACTGGCGCCACGCTGCCCGGCAGGGTTACCACCAGGCGCGGGTAATTCACCTGGCCGTCCTGCTGGACAAGCTGTAA
- a CDS encoding pyridoxine 5'-phosphate synthase has translation MPVLLKHQGGDIGSNELARLKKQAAILLHLTGQPRSELSLLLVDDRQMQEFNHLFRQRNRPTNVLAFAQREAPEIPGGLGDEMLGDVVISLDTARREARAAGVSPGHRLAWLLTHGLLHLLGYDHEQSSAEAERMAEAEEALLHKLQEHERKSKMTQLAVNVDHVATLRQARGINEPDPVLAAGICELAGAEGIVVHLREDRRHIQDRDVLLLRQTVKSKLNLEMAAAAEIIDFALRLKPDMVTLVPEKRRELTTEGGLNVKGQQKKLAKVIKEMNQAQIPVSLFVDPDPGQIAAAAAIGASFVEIHTGRYCDAPSEEEREREFALVAQAAEEALAAGLRVNAGHGLNYLTTARVAALGTIEELSIGHAIMARAILVGLEKAVAEMRAIIKQASPAFT, from the coding sequence ATGCCGGTACTGCTCAAGCATCAGGGCGGCGACATCGGCTCTAACGAGCTGGCCCGGCTGAAAAAACAGGCGGCTATCCTGTTGCACCTTACCGGGCAACCCCGGAGTGAGTTGAGCCTGCTGCTGGTGGACGACCGGCAGATGCAGGAATTTAATCATCTCTTCCGGCAACGCAACCGCCCCACCAACGTCCTGGCATTTGCCCAGCGCGAGGCCCCGGAGATACCCGGCGGCTTAGGCGATGAAATGCTGGGTGACGTGGTGATCAGCCTGGACACCGCCCGCCGGGAGGCCCGGGCCGCCGGGGTCAGCCCGGGGCATCGCCTGGCCTGGTTGCTGACCCACGGCTTGCTCCATCTGCTGGGCTACGACCACGAACAAAGCTCCGCCGAGGCGGAGCGCATGGCCGAAGCGGAAGAAGCGCTGCTGCACAAACTTCAAGAGCACGAGAGGAAAAGCAAAATGACCCAGCTTGCCGTCAATGTCGATCATGTAGCCACCCTGCGCCAGGCCAGGGGGATCAACGAACCCGATCCGGTCCTAGCCGCCGGTATTTGCGAGCTGGCCGGGGCCGAAGGCATCGTGGTTCACCTGCGGGAAGATCGCCGCCATATCCAGGACCGCGATGTCCTGCTGCTGCGGCAAACGGTGAAAAGCAAGCTTAACCTGGAAATGGCCGCGGCGGCTGAAATCATCGATTTCGCCCTGCGGCTCAAGCCGGACATGGTCACCCTGGTACCGGAAAAAAGGCGGGAGCTGACCACCGAAGGCGGGCTCAACGTGAAGGGTCAGCAAAAAAAGCTGGCTAAAGTGATCAAGGAAATGAACCAGGCCCAAATTCCGGTGAGCCTGTTTGTCGATCCCGACCCGGGCCAGATCGCCGCCGCGGCGGCCATCGGCGCCAGCTTTGTGGAGATCCACACCGGCCGCTACTGCGACGCGCCGTCGGAAGAAGAACGGGAACGGGAATTTGCCCTGGTGGCCCAGGCGGCGGAAGAGGCCCTGGCTGCCGGCCTGCGGGTCAATGCCGGCCACGGCCTGAATTATCTCACCACCGCCCGGGTGGCGGCTTTAGGCACCATCGAGGAATTGAGCATCGGCCATGCCATCATGGCCCGGGCCATTCTGGTGGGCCTGGAAAAAGCGGTGGCAGAGATGCGGGCCATTATCAAACAGGCCAGCCCGGCTTTTACTTGA
- a CDS encoding thioredoxin domain-containing protein encodes MSFRTIASLTAIIACALLLLGGPALAGVSWQAGVAITPEEKPLDVAYSLDGSRIYILVEGGKVLIYDEQGELTGTIPVDPEMDRISAVGLQRAGIPEKIVVTGSASGVVQELSLRFALQINTEGAPFLGRADAPVEIVEFSDFQCPHCARVKPLIEQIMLQFPDQVKVVFKHFPLSFHEYAKPAALATMAAQNQGKFWEFHDKLFAAQSEISPQRIRAIARELELDMERFNRDLQSRELHSRLEQDIQDGQQAGVRGTPTIFVNGMLLEQRSPENLRQMVEEALAR; translated from the coding sequence ATGTCTTTTCGTACCATTGCTTCGTTAACCGCGATTATTGCCTGTGCCCTGTTGTTACTCGGCGGCCCGGCCCTGGCCGGGGTGAGCTGGCAGGCGGGCGTGGCCATCACCCCGGAGGAAAAGCCCCTGGATGTGGCTTATTCCCTCGACGGCAGCCGTATCTATATATTGGTTGAGGGAGGCAAGGTGCTGATTTATGACGAGCAGGGGGAACTGACCGGCACCATCCCCGTCGACCCGGAAATGGATCGTATCAGCGCCGTGGGGCTGCAGCGGGCCGGTATTCCGGAAAAAATCGTGGTGACCGGGTCAGCAAGCGGGGTGGTCCAGGAACTTTCACTGCGCTTTGCCCTGCAGATCAATACCGAAGGGGCCCCTTTTCTGGGGCGGGCCGACGCCCCGGTGGAAATTGTGGAGTTCAGCGATTTTCAGTGCCCTCACTGCGCCCGGGTGAAACCCTTGATCGAACAGATTATGCTGCAGTTTCCCGACCAGGTTAAAGTGGTTTTCAAGCACTTTCCGCTCTCCTTCCACGAATACGCCAAACCGGCGGCCCTGGCCACCATGGCCGCCCAGAACCAGGGCAAGTTCTGGGAGTTTCACGACAAATTATTTGCCGCCCAAAGCGAAATCAGTCCGCAACGGATTCGCGCCATCGCCCGGGAACTGGAACTGGACATGGAACGCTTTAACCGCGATCTGCAAAGCCGGGAACTGCACAGCCGGCTGGAACAGGACATCCAGGACGGTCAACAGGCCGGGGTGCGCGGCACACCCACCATCTTTGTCAACGGCATGTTGCTGGAACAGCGCTCGCCGGAAAACCTGCGCCAAATGGTGGAAGAAGCATTGGCAAGATGA
- the trpC gene encoding indole-3-glycerol phosphate synthase TrpC produces the protein MILDRIVARKKEEIAALKRRGLGAPADEPDPPRGFIAALTGCSEVAVIAELKKASPSKGVIRPDFDPAAIAAAYQRGGAAALSILTDVDFFQGSLAYIPQVRRLVPLPVLRKDFLLDPLQVEEASRYGADAILLIAAILTVPQMEELRLQAEELGMDVLVEIHDEAEAEQALAAGARLIGVNNRDLRDFSMDLNTTFRLRKLIPPTIPLVSESGIRDHADITALAAHGIAAALVGETLMRAEDPGQALLALRGAV, from the coding sequence ATGATTCTGGACCGTATTGTTGCCCGCAAAAAAGAAGAGATTGCCGCCCTCAAGCGCCGGGGGCTGGGTGCTCCCGCCGATGAGCCGGACCCGCCCCGCGGTTTTATCGCCGCTCTCACCGGTTGTTCCGAGGTGGCGGTGATTGCCGAGTTGAAAAAGGCCTCGCCGTCCAAAGGGGTTATTCGTCCCGATTTTGATCCCGCCGCCATTGCCGCCGCCTACCAGCGGGGCGGGGCTGCCGCTTTGTCCATTCTCACCGATGTCGATTTTTTCCAGGGCTCCCTGGCCTATATTCCCCAGGTGCGACGGTTGGTGCCGCTGCCGGTGCTGCGCAAGGATTTCCTGCTCGATCCCCTCCAGGTGGAAGAGGCCTCCCGTTACGGGGCCGATGCCATTCTGCTGATCGCCGCCATTCTGACCGTGCCGCAGATGGAGGAATTGCGCTTGCAGGCGGAAGAGCTGGGGATGGATGTGCTGGTGGAGATCCACGACGAGGCCGAGGCCGAACAGGCCCTGGCCGCCGGCGCACGGCTGATCGGGGTTAACAATCGCGATCTGCGCGATTTTTCCATGGACCTCAACACCACCTTTCGCTTGCGTAAACTGATTCCCCCGACCATTCCCCTGGTCAGCGAGTCCGGGATTCGCGATCATGCCGATATCACCGCCCTGGCCGCGCACGGCATTGCCGCCGCCCTGGTGGGGGAGACCCTGATGCGGGCCGAAGACCCCGGCCAGGCCCTGCTGGCCCTGCGCGGTGCCGTTTGA
- the prfB gene encoding peptide chain release factor 2 (programmed frameshift) → MSFSIAPELKEKAENLQGRLQTLRSHLDLDNKLLRIQELEHRSAAPNFWDNPEAAAGVQKEQSDLQDTIDNWQQVIDSFEDAEVLLELAIAENDHETEQEVSRALNSVEQRLAAMELECMFNGEHDASNAMLTIHAGAGGTEAQDWTDILLRMYLRWAEKKGFSTEILDHLPGDEAGTKSVTVLVKGRWAYGYLRSEMGIHRLVRISPFDTGGRRHTSFASVFIFPELDDNIEVEINDKDLRIDTYRASGAGGQHVNKTSSAIRITHLPSGIVVQCQNERSQHRNKDTAMKMLKAQLYERERANRKEEQQHLHGDKKEIAWGSQIRSYVLQPYRLVKDHRTNHETGNVDNVLDGDLDPFIISYLLWQP, encoded by the exons ATGAGTTTCAGCATTGCCCCCGAACTGAAAGAAAAAGCCGAAAACCTGCAAGGCCGCCTGCAAACCCTGCGGAGCCATCTT GACCTGGACAACAAATTACTCCGCATCCAGGAACTGGAACACCGCAGCGCCGCCCCGAACTTCTGGGACAACCCCGAAGCCGCCGCCGGGGTGCAAAAGGAGCAGAGCGACCTGCAGGACACCATCGACAACTGGCAGCAGGTAATCGACTCCTTTGAAGACGCCGAGGTGCTGCTGGAACTGGCCATTGCCGAAAACGACCATGAGACCGAACAGGAGGTGTCCCGGGCGCTGAACAGCGTGGAACAACGCCTGGCGGCCATGGAGCTGGAGTGCATGTTCAACGGCGAACACGACGCCAGCAACGCCATGTTGACTATCCACGCCGGCGCCGGCGGCACCGAGGCCCAGGACTGGACCGACATCCTGTTGCGCATGTACCTGCGCTGGGCAGAAAAAAAGGGATTTTCCACCGAGATCCTCGACCACCTGCCCGGCGATGAAGCCGGCACCAAAAGCGTTACCGTGCTGGTCAAGGGGCGCTGGGCTTACGGCTACCTCCGCTCCGAGATGGGGATTCACCGGCTGGTGAGAATCTCCCCCTTCGACACCGGCGGGCGGCGCCATACCTCCTTTGCCTCGGTCTTCATCTTTCCGGAACTCGACGACAACATCGAGGTGGAGATCAACGACAAAGACCTGCGCATCGACACTTACCGGGCCAGCGGCGCCGGCGGCCAGCACGTCAACAAAACCAGCTCGGCCATCCGCATCACCCACCTGCCCAGCGGCATTGTCGTGCAGTGCCAGAACGAGAGGAGCCAGCACCGCAACAAAGACACGGCGATGAAGATGCTCAAGGCCCAGCTTTATGAGCGGGAACGGGCCAACCGCAAGGAAGAGCAGCAGCACCTCCACGGCGACAAAAAGGAGATCGCCTGGGGCAGTCAGATCCGCTCCTATGTGCTGCAGCCCTACCGGCTGGTCAAGGATCACCGGACCAACCACGAAACCGGCAACGTTGACAACGTGCTGGACGGCGACCTGGACCCCTTCATTATCTCATACCTGCTCTGGCAACCATGA
- a CDS encoding DUF342 domain-containing protein yields MASDKLFKSGVEFQDGAFVLKVSKDRLCAVVRASDTEKAVDLDREVLQKLLAEEGIVYGLLPEPAVRSDGSLFVARGLAPQHGEDSRVKMHVKPSVVRVPKVKDPGRDQVDFRELGSIVNVEKGRQLLEIIPPTPGTPGKDLFGAEVPPKPGKERKLRTGPGVSVSDDGRKVYAACTGKFVMADGKPGVYEEHVVSGDVDMSVGNIAFGGKKLIVNGEVPMGFSVKCRGDIVIAKGVYNSLVMAGGKLTVRGSAVGEETVLRARGDVEITFMENGPGVEAGGDLIINDSAIQSHGLVGGAIYAKGQGVLVGGKYIVGGSVYVRDLGTDAEVQTILHVGVVPSIQGRKQKIDEDLHLWAERLNEIIKNISALEKMKKEQGARFPEERAELLGKYKKAMPKAMDRVNVLTEQANALEKELEQMVAESVYVYGTIYPGAVVSIGSATRYVTSEEQQCVVYFDQSTRQILIRKMNQEEQALFK; encoded by the coding sequence ATGGCCAGCGACAAGCTCTTTAAAAGCGGGGTTGAATTTCAGGATGGGGCCTTTGTGCTAAAGGTTTCCAAGGACCGCCTGTGCGCCGTGGTGCGGGCCAGTGACACCGAAAAAGCGGTGGATCTTGACCGTGAGGTGTTGCAGAAGTTGCTGGCGGAAGAGGGGATTGTTTATGGCCTGTTGCCGGAGCCGGCGGTGCGGTCGGACGGATCCTTATTTGTGGCCCGGGGGCTGGCGCCACAGCATGGTGAGGACTCCCGGGTCAAAATGCACGTCAAACCCTCGGTGGTCCGTGTCCCCAAGGTCAAGGATCCCGGCCGTGACCAGGTGGATTTTCGCGAGTTGGGCAGCATCGTCAATGTGGAAAAGGGGCGCCAACTGCTGGAAATCATCCCTCCCACCCCGGGAACCCCCGGCAAAGACCTCTTCGGGGCGGAAGTGCCGCCCAAGCCCGGCAAGGAACGCAAGCTGAGAACCGGGCCCGGGGTTAGCGTTTCCGATGACGGGCGCAAAGTTTATGCCGCCTGCACCGGCAAGTTTGTCATGGCCGACGGCAAACCGGGCGTCTATGAAGAACATGTGGTCTCCGGCGATGTGGACATGTCGGTGGGCAACATCGCTTTTGGCGGCAAAAAGCTGATTGTCAACGGCGAAGTGCCCATGGGGTTTTCCGTGAAGTGCCGGGGCGATATTGTGATTGCCAAGGGGGTTTACAACAGCCTGGTGATGGCCGGTGGTAAGCTGACGGTCCGGGGCAGTGCGGTGGGTGAGGAAACGGTGCTGCGGGCCCGGGGGGATGTGGAGATTACCTTCATGGAAAACGGGCCCGGGGTGGAGGCCGGCGGCGACCTGATCATCAATGACTCAGCCATCCAGAGTCATGGTTTGGTGGGGGGCGCCATCTACGCCAAGGGGCAGGGGGTGCTGGTGGGGGGCAAATACATAGTTGGCGGTTCGGTTTACGTGCGCGATCTGGGAACCGATGCCGAAGTGCAGACCATCCTGCACGTAGGGGTGGTGCCTTCGATTCAGGGGCGGAAGCAAAAAATAGATGAAGATCTGCATCTCTGGGCCGAGCGGCTCAATGAGATCATTAAAAATATCAGCGCCCTTGAAAAAATGAAAAAGGAACAGGGTGCTCGTTTCCCCGAGGAGCGGGCAGAGCTGCTGGGCAAGTACAAGAAGGCTATGCCCAAGGCCATGGATCGGGTAAACGTTCTTACCGAACAGGCCAACGCCCTGGAAAAGGAACTGGAACAGATGGTGGCTGAAAGTGTTTATGTCTATGGCACCATCTATCCCGGCGCGGTGGTGAGTATCGGCAGCGCTACCCGTTATGTCACCAGCGAAGAGCAGCAGTGCGTGGTCTACTTCGACCAGAGCACCCGTCAGATCCTGATCCGCAAGATGAACCAGGAAGAACAGGCCCTCTTCAAGTAA
- a CDS encoding phosphoribosylanthranilate isomerase, with amino-acid sequence MEGRTRIKVCGMTEPVRAREAVAAGVDALGFIFAPQSPRLVLPEQAREIIATLPPFVDAVGVFVNEEVEVVREIAQYCGLTMLQLHGDEEPEFCRAMPLRVIKAIRVGEHSLPADLSPYRGCVSAFLLDTYQQGVAGGTGQSFDWQLVARLAPPAPVVLAGGLTPDNVGEAIARVRPFAVDFNSGLETAPGLKDSRLLRRAVAAVGLADGQ; translated from the coding sequence ATGGAAGGACGGACAAGAATAAAAGTTTGCGGCATGACCGAGCCGGTGCGGGCGCGGGAGGCGGTGGCCGCCGGAGTGGACGCCCTGGGCTTTATCTTTGCTCCTCAAAGCCCACGCCTGGTGTTGCCCGAACAGGCCCGGGAGATTATTGCCACCCTGCCGCCTTTTGTTGATGCGGTGGGGGTTTTTGTTAACGAAGAGGTCGAGGTGGTGCGGGAGATCGCCCAGTACTGCGGGCTGACCATGTTGCAACTGCACGGCGACGAGGAGCCGGAATTCTGCCGGGCCATGCCGTTGCGGGTGATCAAGGCGATCCGGGTGGGGGAGCACAGTCTGCCCGCCGATTTGAGCCCTTATCGAGGTTGTGTCAGCGCTTTTTTGCTGGATACTTATCAACAGGGAGTTGCCGGCGGCACTGGGCAAAGTTTCGACTGGCAACTGGTGGCCCGCCTGGCTCCCCCGGCGCCGGTGGTGCTGGCCGGGGGGTTGACTCCGGACAATGTCGGGGAGGCCATCGCCCGGGTGCGCCCGTTTGCGGTGGATTTCAACTCCGGCCTGGAAACGGCCCCCGGGCTTAAAGATTCCCGCCTGCTGCGCCGGGCCGTGGCCGCCGTCGGCTTGGCCGATGGGCAGTAA
- a CDS encoding PhoH family protein: MMTETTEELSFNDNALVGQLYGELNRNLAIIEETSGVGIQVRGTTVTLKGSEAEVALAASALRKLYELLRSGYPVYPADVAYALRVLAASPKAVLTDIFLDKVYITAEQKVISPKSLNQKTYIDAIRRHDVVFAIGPAGTGKTYLAVAMAVAAYVNRRVKSIILARPAVEAGERLGFLPGDLAEKVNPYLRPLHDALNDLLGPGKVAQLLDEGVIEIAPLAFMRGRTLNDAFVILDEAQNTTSEQMKMFLTRLGFNSQAVITGDVTQVDLPPEKKSGLVEAQRILKQVKGISFCEFSDADVVRHPLVQKIIVAYQQATGSKKRPATRPASASRRKSGQDATTATRQES, encoded by the coding sequence ATGATGACCGAAACCACCGAAGAACTCTCTTTCAACGACAACGCCCTGGTGGGGCAACTGTACGGGGAGCTGAACCGTAACCTGGCGATCATTGAGGAAACCAGCGGGGTAGGCATCCAGGTACGCGGCACCACCGTGACCCTCAAAGGCAGCGAGGCCGAAGTGGCGCTGGCCGCTTCGGCCCTGCGCAAGCTCTACGAGTTGCTCCGCTCCGGCTACCCGGTTTACCCGGCCGACGTGGCCTACGCCCTGCGGGTGCTGGCCGCCTCACCCAAGGCGGTGCTGACCGATATTTTTCTGGACAAAGTCTATATCACCGCCGAACAGAAGGTTATTTCCCCCAAAAGCCTTAACCAGAAAACCTACATCGACGCCATCCGCCGCCATGATGTGGTCTTCGCCATCGGCCCGGCGGGAACCGGCAAGACCTACCTGGCCGTGGCCATGGCGGTGGCCGCTTACGTCAACCGCCGGGTAAAGTCGATCATTCTGGCCCGACCGGCGGTGGAGGCCGGGGAACGGCTGGGTTTTTTGCCCGGCGATCTGGCCGAGAAGGTCAACCCCTACCTGCGACCTCTCCACGACGCCTTAAACGACCTGCTGGGACCGGGCAAGGTGGCCCAGTTGCTTGATGAGGGGGTCATTGAAATCGCCCCCCTGGCCTTCATGCGCGGCCGCACCTTAAATGACGCCTTCGTCATCCTGGATGAAGCCCAGAACACCACCTCCGAGCAGATGAAGATGTTTCTTACCCGCCTGGGCTTCAACTCCCAGGCGGTGATCACCGGTGATGTCACCCAGGTTGACCTGCCGCCGGAGAAAAAATCCGGCCTGGTCGAAGCCCAGCGGATTCTCAAGCAGGTAAAAGGGATCAGCTTCTGTGAATTCAGCGATGCCGACGTGGTGCGCCACCCCCTGGTACAAAAGATCATTGTAGCCTACCAGCAAGCCACCGGAAGCAAAAAGCGGCCGGCCACCAGGCCGGCATCCGCCAGCCGCCGGAAAAGCGGCCAGGACGCGACCACGGCCACCCGCCAGGAAAGCTGA